One part of the uncultured Bacteroides sp. genome encodes these proteins:
- a CDS encoding acyl-CoA carboxylase subunit beta yields MEKEDLYSRFVERNKNAELGGGVSKIEKQHESGKMTARERIDTLLDKGTFVELDKLMVHRCSNFGMDKNKIPGDGVVSGYGKIDGRLVFVYAYDFTVYGGTLSATNSKKIVKVQELALKNGAPVIALNDSGGARIQEGVESLTGYASIFYQNTIASGVIPQISAILGPCAGGACYSPALTDFIFMVKEKSHMFVTGPDVVKTVTHEDVSKEELGGAYTHSSKSGVTHFLSNSEEEVLMGIRELLSFLPSNNMEDAPATTSTDDIHREEESLNTVVPADPNIPYDIKDIIEPVVDDHYFFEVMPHFAKNAVIGFARLGGKSVGIVANQPAYLAGVLDIDASDKISRFIRFCDCFNIPLITFEDVPGFLPGCTQEHNGIIRHGAKIVYAYAEATVPKVTLITRKAYGGAYIVMGSKQTGSDVNLAYPNAEIAVMGAEGAVNILYRKADEETKKQAIEDYKENFANPYQAAELGYIDEIILPKQTRFKLIQALDMAHNKMQTNPPKKHGNMPL; encoded by the coding sequence ATGGAAAAAGAAGATTTATATAGCCGCTTTGTTGAAAGAAACAAAAATGCCGAACTTGGTGGCGGAGTAAGCAAGATAGAAAAACAGCACGAATCTGGTAAGATGACTGCACGCGAACGTATTGATACGCTTCTTGATAAAGGTACATTTGTAGAACTAGATAAATTAATGGTTCACCGTTGTTCAAACTTCGGTATGGACAAGAATAAAATACCTGGAGATGGAGTAGTTTCCGGTTACGGAAAGATTGACGGACGTCTTGTTTTTGTTTATGCTTATGATTTCACTGTTTATGGTGGAACTCTTAGTGCAACAAACTCAAAGAAGATTGTAAAGGTGCAGGAACTGGCACTGAAAAACGGTGCTCCGGTTATTGCTTTGAATGATTCAGGTGGTGCACGTATTCAGGAAGGTGTAGAAAGTCTTACTGGTTATGCTTCTATTTTCTACCAGAATACAATCGCTTCGGGTGTAATTCCTCAGATATCAGCAATTCTTGGTCCATGTGCCGGAGGTGCTTGCTATTCTCCTGCTTTGACCGACTTTATCTTCATGGTTAAGGAAAAGAGCCACATGTTTGTAACCGGTCCTGATGTAGTTAAGACTGTTACTCACGAAGATGTGAGCAAAGAAGAACTGGGCGGAGCTTATACTCACAGCAGCAAGAGTGGTGTAACTCATTTCCTCAGTAATTCAGAAGAAGAAGTTTTGATGGGAATCCGTGAGCTATTGAGCTTCCTTCCTTCAAACAATATGGAAGATGCTCCTGCTACTACAAGTACAGATGATATTCATCGTGAAGAAGAATCATTAAATACTGTTGTTCCTGCAGATCCTAATATTCCTTATGATATCAAGGATATTATTGAACCGGTAGTAGATGATCACTACTTCTTTGAAGTAATGCCTCATTTTGCTAAGAATGCGGTTATTGGTTTTGCTCGTCTGGGTGGAAAATCAGTAGGTATCGTTGCCAATCAGCCAGCTTACCTTGCAGGTGTTCTTGATATTGATGCATCTGATAAGATTTCACGCTTTATCCGTTTCTGCGACTGCTTTAATATTCCATTGATTACATTCGAAGATGTTCCGGGATTCCTTCCAGGATGCACGCAAGAACACAATGGTATTATCCGTCACGGTGCAAAGATTGTTTATGCTTACGCTGAGGCTACAGTGCCAAAGGTTACTTTGATTACCCGTAAGGCTTACGGTGGTGCATATATCGTTATGGGCAGCAAGCAAACCGGCTCTGATGTGAATCTTGCTTATCCAAATGCAGAAATTGCAGTGATGGGAGCAGAAGGTGCTGTTAATATTCTGTATCGCAAGGCCGACGAGGAAACTAAGAAACAAGCAATTGAGGACTACAAAGAAAACTTTGCTAATCCTTATCAGGCAGCTGAATTGGGATATATTGATGAAATAATCCTTCCAAAGCAGACTCGTTTCAAGTTAATTCAGGCATTGGATATGGCACATAACAAAATGCAAACCAATCCGCCAAAGAAACACGGAAACATGCCGTTATAA
- a CDS encoding biotin/lipoyl-containing protein, whose amino-acid sequence MEVRIGNRIAEIELLEKDGNNVRLTIDGIEYEVDVTMAENGACSILHDGKSYNAELIRSDNSKNYKVNTLFSSYNVDIVDTKAKYLRLRKKEDERQEDKIVSPMPGKIVKIPVKVGDFVSAGDTVAVIEAMKMQSNYKVTSDCYIKDILVNEGDSVNSDQQLILLDLNVVNA is encoded by the coding sequence ATGGAAGTACGTATTGGAAACAGAATCGCAGAGATTGAACTTCTTGAAAAAGATGGCAATAATGTTCGTCTGACAATTGACGGAATTGAGTATGAAGTTGATGTTACCATGGCCGAGAACGGAGCTTGCTCTATTCTTCACGATGGCAAATCATATAATGCAGAATTAATCCGTTCTGATAATAGTAAGAATTACAAAGTAAATACTCTTTTTTCTTCATACAATGTTGATATTGTTGACACTAAGGCAAAATATCTTCGTTTGAGAAAGAAAGAAGACGAAAGACAAGAAGATAAAATAGTGTCTCCAATGCCAGGTAAAATCGTAAAAATACCAGTAAAAGTTGGTGATTTCGTTTCTGCTGGAGATACTGTTGCTGTAATTGAAGCAATGAAAATGCAAAGTAATTACAAGGTAACATCTGATTGTTATATTAAAGATATTCTGGTAAATGAAGGTGACTCCGTGAATAGTGACCAACAATTGATCTTACTGGATTTAAACGTTGTTAATGCATAG
- the accC gene encoding acetyl-CoA carboxylase biotin carboxylase subunit has translation MIKRILVANRGEIAVRVMRSCREMEIESIAIFSEADRTAKHVLYADEAYCVGGAASKDSYLNIEKIIEVAKAHQVDAIHPGYGFLSENSSFASRCKEEGIIFIGPNAETMDLMGDKISARKQMIKANVPVVPGTEQSLKDVNEAIDVCNQIGYPVMLKASMGGGGKGMRLIHRESEVEEAYTTAKSEALSSFGDDTVYLEKFVEEPHHIEFQILGDNYGNVIHLCERECSVQRRNQKIVEESPSPFVTPELREKMGNAAVAAAKAVNYIGAGTIEFLVDKNRNFYFLEMNTRLQVEHPITEEVLGVDLVKEQIHVANGVPLRLKQADIQQRGHAIECRICAEDAEFNFMPCPGVIRQITEPNGIGVRIDSYVYEGYEIPIHYDPMIGKLIVWAVNRTYAIERMRRVLHEYKITGIKTNISYLRSIMDTPDFVNGKYDTGFIQKNAERLQKGLSTDDGTETENVAMIAAYIDYLMNLEENSSNQGTDNRPISRWREFGLHKGVLRI, from the coding sequence ATGATTAAAAGAATCTTAGTTGCTAACCGTGGTGAAATTGCAGTGAGAGTAATGCGCTCTTGCAGAGAAATGGAAATTGAATCCATTGCTATATTTTCGGAAGCGGATAGAACGGCTAAACATGTCTTATATGCTGACGAAGCTTACTGTGTAGGTGGAGCTGCATCAAAAGACAGTTATCTTAATATCGAAAAAATAATCGAAGTGGCCAAGGCTCATCAAGTGGATGCTATCCATCCGGGTTATGGCTTTTTATCTGAAAATTCTTCGTTTGCAAGTCGATGTAAAGAGGAAGGCATCATCTTTATTGGTCCCAATGCTGAGACTATGGATTTGATGGGAGACAAAATCTCTGCACGTAAACAGATGATTAAGGCAAATGTTCCTGTAGTACCGGGAACAGAACAAAGCCTGAAAGATGTAAACGAAGCAATCGACGTTTGCAACCAAATTGGTTATCCTGTTATGTTGAAGGCTTCTATGGGAGGCGGTGGTAAAGGTATGCGTCTTATTCACAGAGAAAGCGAAGTGGAAGAAGCATATACAACTGCTAAATCAGAAGCTCTTTCTTCTTTTGGAGACGACACTGTTTATCTGGAAAAGTTTGTAGAAGAACCTCATCACATAGAATTCCAGATTCTAGGTGATAATTACGGTAACGTAATTCATTTATGTGAAAGGGAATGTTCTGTTCAACGACGCAATCAAAAGATTGTTGAAGAGAGTCCATCTCCTTTTGTTACTCCGGAATTAAGAGAAAAAATGGGAAATGCAGCGGTTGCTGCTGCTAAAGCTGTGAATTATATAGGAGCAGGAACTATTGAATTTCTTGTTGATAAGAATCGCAACTTCTATTTCCTTGAAATGAATACCCGTTTACAGGTAGAGCACCCTATTACTGAGGAGGTTCTCGGTGTAGATTTGGTAAAAGAGCAGATTCACGTAGCCAATGGAGTTCCATTGAGACTAAAACAAGCAGATATACAGCAAAGAGGACATGCTATTGAATGCCGTATCTGTGCCGAGGATGCTGAATTTAACTTCATGCCTTGTCCGGGTGTGATTCGTCAGATTACAGAACCTAACGGAATAGGTGTTCGTATAGATAGCTATGTTTATGAGGGATATGAGATTCCAATCCATTATGACCCTATGATTGGTAAGCTGATAGTATGGGCTGTTAATCGTACTTATGCTATTGAACGTATGCGTCGTGTTCTTCACGAGTATAAAATAACCGGCATTAAAACTAATATCAGTTATTTAAGAAGCATTATGGATACTCCCGATTTTGTAAACGGGAAGTATGATACTGGTTTTATCCAGAAGAATGCTGAAAGACTTCAGAAAGGTCTTTCTACTGATGACGGAACAGAGACTGAAAATGTAGCAATGATTGCTGCATATATTGATTATCTGATGAATCTTGAAGAAAATAGTTCAAATCAAGGAACAGACAATCGTCCTATCAGCCGCTGGAGAGAATTTGGTTTGCATAAAGGAGTATTGAGGATTTAA
- a CDS encoding YicC/YloC family endoribonuclease, whose amino-acid sequence MIQSMTGYGKATLTLSDKKINVEIKSLNSKALDLSTRIAPAYREKEMEIRNELAKVLERGKVDFSLWIDKGEADIVTPINAAVVEGYYKQIKQLSDSLDIPMPSDWFKVLLRMPDVMTKNDVQELSEEEWAEAHQAIEEAIDHLVAFRKQEGEALAKKFSEKIANIRALLDSVAPHEAERIEKIKTRITDALEKTVSVDYDKNRLEQELIYYIEKLDINEEKQRLANHLTYFINTMQDGSGQGKKLGFIAQEMGREINTLGSKSNNAELQKIVVQMKDELEQIKEQVLNVM is encoded by the coding sequence ATGATACAATCAATGACCGGATATGGGAAAGCTACTTTAACCCTGTCTGACAAGAAGATTAACGTTGAAATTAAATCACTAAATAGCAAGGCCTTAGACTTATCTACCCGTATAGCTCCTGCTTACCGTGAGAAGGAAATGGAAATTCGCAATGAACTTGCAAAAGTTCTGGAACGTGGAAAAGTCGATTTCAGCCTTTGGATAGATAAAGGAGAGGCAGATATTGTAACTCCAATAAACGCAGCAGTTGTTGAAGGATACTACAAACAAATCAAACAACTGTCTGATTCACTTGATATTCCTATGCCTTCCGACTGGTTTAAAGTATTGCTTCGCATGCCGGATGTAATGACAAAGAATGATGTTCAGGAACTTTCTGAAGAAGAATGGGCAGAAGCACATCAGGCTATAGAGGAAGCAATTGATCATCTGGTTGCTTTTCGTAAACAGGAAGGGGAAGCTTTAGCGAAAAAGTTCAGCGAAAAGATAGCAAATATCCGAGCTTTACTTGACTCTGTAGCGCCTCACGAAGCAGAACGAATTGAAAAGATTAAAACACGTATTACTGATGCGCTAGAAAAGACTGTCAGTGTTGATTATGACAAAAACCGTTTAGAGCAGGAACTCATTTATTATATTGAGAAACTTGACATAAACGAAGAGAAACAACGTCTGGCTAATCATCTTACATATTTTATAAACACTATGCAAGATGGCAGCGGTCAGGGAAAGAAACTTGGATTCATTGCTCAGGAAATGGGACGTGAAATCAACACATTGGGAAGTAAATCTAATAATGCAGAACTGCAAAAAATTGTGGTTCAGATGAAAGATGAATTGGAACAAATCAAAGAGCAAGTTTTAAACGTAATGTAA
- the gmk gene encoding guanylate kinase has product MSGKLIIFSAPSGSGKSTMINYLLKQGLRLAFSISATSRPPRGTEQHGIEYFFLSPEEFRKRIENDEFLEYEEVYKDRFYGTLKAQVEKQLAAGENVIFDVDVVGGCNIKKFYGDRALSVFIQPPSMEELRKRLEGRGTDEPTVIESRLAKAEFELGFANKFDVVIINDVIEEARAKALKVIKEFLDK; this is encoded by the coding sequence ATGAGCGGAAAATTAATTATATTCTCAGCACCATCAGGCTCTGGTAAGTCAACAATGATAAATTATTTGTTAAAGCAGGGCCTTCGCCTTGCTTTTTCTATTTCAGCTACCAGCCGCCCACCAAGAGGAACCGAACAACATGGAATAGAATACTTTTTCCTTTCTCCGGAAGAGTTTCGTAAACGTATAGAAAATGATGAGTTCCTGGAATATGAAGAAGTATACAAAGACAGATTCTACGGAACTTTGAAGGCACAAGTTGAAAAACAACTGGCAGCAGGAGAAAATGTAATTTTCGATGTTGATGTTGTAGGCGGATGCAATATTAAGAAATTCTACGGCGACCGTGCACTCTCTGTATTTATTCAGCCACCTTCAATGGAAGAACTTCGTAAGCGACTGGAAGGAAGGGGCACGGACGAACCTACAGTTATTGAAAGCCGACTGGCAAAAGCTGAGTTCGAATTGGGATTTGCAAACAAATTCGACGTTGTGATTATTAACGATGTAATTGAAGAGGCACGCGCCAAAGCTCTGAAAGTAATTAAAGAGTTTCTGGATAAATAA
- the nadD gene encoding nicotinate (nicotinamide) nucleotide adenylyltransferase translates to MKIKTGIFGGTFNPIHIGHLALANYICEFEELDELWFLVTPQNPLRKGADFLDDNKRLELVKLATEGYSKFVASDFELHLPKPSYTCNTLDELKKAYPEREFVLIIGADNWLIFDKWKDYQRIIDENEIWIYPRPGSFVDKSTLPTSVKLTNVPEIDICSTFIRDGLKNGKDIRYFMHPAVYNKIKEEGYFL, encoded by the coding sequence ATGAAAATTAAAACTGGTATTTTCGGGGGAACCTTTAATCCAATTCATATTGGGCACCTGGCACTGGCAAACTATATTTGCGAGTTCGAGGAGCTTGATGAACTGTGGTTTTTGGTTACTCCACAGAATCCTTTGCGCAAGGGAGCTGATTTTCTTGATGACAACAAGCGGTTAGAACTTGTAAAACTTGCGACAGAAGGTTATTCCAAGTTTGTTGCTTCCGACTTTGAATTGCATTTGCCTAAACCATCTTATACATGCAATACGCTCGATGAACTAAAGAAAGCTTATCCTGAAAGGGAGTTTGTACTTATTATCGGCGCTGATAACTGGCTGATATTCGATAAGTGGAAAGATTATCAACGAATTATAGATGAGAATGAGATTTGGATATACCCTCGTCCGGGATCTTTTGTAGATAAGTCAACTCTTCCTACATCAGTAAAGCTTACTAATGTGCCGGAAATTGATATTTGCTCAACATTTATCAGAGACGGGCTTAAAAACGGAAAAGACATAAGATACTTTATGCATCCTGCCGTTTATAATAAGATTAAGGAAGAAGGTTATTTCTTGTAA
- a CDS encoding metallophosphoesterase → MRIKHLLFCLLICEIFLVSCSTTKNLSRRGAQHVNKYDFYHKDIPEAFDGFRIAFISDLHYKSALQEKGLIQLVRQLQTINPDLMLMGGDYQEGCQYVTELFDRLAEVQPKYGIAGVMGNNDYERCHEEIVAEMRKHGMRVLEHTCDTIIKDRQQIIIAGVRNPFDLKHNGISPSLTLKPEDFVILLTHTPDYVEDVDVSNTDLALAGHTHGGQVTLMGLYAPVVPSHYGRRFLKGEKKSSAGIPVIITNGIGTSSKKLRMFAPSEIVVIELHCK, encoded by the coding sequence ATGAGAATTAAACACCTCTTATTTTGCCTTCTTATTTGTGAGATATTCCTTGTATCTTGTTCCACCACTAAAAACCTTTCCAGACGGGGTGCGCAGCATGTGAATAAATACGACTTCTATCACAAAGATATTCCAGAAGCATTCGATGGGTTTAGGATTGCTTTCATTTCCGATCTGCATTACAAAAGTGCTCTTCAGGAGAAGGGATTAATACAATTGGTTCGACAACTGCAAACAATCAATCCCGATTTGATGCTTATGGGAGGAGATTATCAGGAAGGTTGCCAATATGTAACTGAACTATTTGATCGGTTAGCGGAAGTTCAGCCAAAGTATGGTATTGCCGGAGTAATGGGTAATAATGATTATGAGCGTTGTCACGAGGAAATTGTGGCAGAAATGCGGAAGCATGGGATGCGTGTACTTGAACATACTTGTGATACAATAATAAAAGACAGGCAACAGATTATAATTGCAGGAGTGCGTAATCCTTTTGACTTGAAACACAATGGTATTTCGCCATCTCTTACTCTTAAGCCCGAAGACTTTGTCATTTTGTTAACCCATACTCCCGATTATGTGGAAGATGTGGACGTATCTAATACCGATCTTGCCTTAGCAGGACATACGCATGGCGGGCAAGTTACGCTTATGGGACTTTATGCACCGGTAGTGCCATCGCATTATGGACGGAGGTTTTTGAAAGGGGAGAAGAAATCATCGGCCGGCATTCCGGTAATTATTACCAATGGGATAGGTACTTCATCAAAGAAACTACGAATGTTTGCACCGAGTGAGATTGTGGTGATTGAGTTGCATTGCAAATGA
- a CDS encoding DUF4468 domain-containing protein yields MKKSAFLLVLFIFCLPVMIQAQEDESENSKNYLVGAVPEIDGKVVFSKEFNLPNYSKDQAFDKVMSWMEKRLKKNNNTSRVVYSDKEKGIIVGSGEEYLVFKSSSLSLDRAVIKYQMIATCMPGKCTMSIERIFYDYENDKKIPAELQISDKEVLNKEKTKILRGYAKFRIKTVDFVDDTFAHLQTAIGAKPIAVQLAEAAPSVAAKPDVSSIPAISTSVETPSATNEMAGYKKIAPDKIPGNIIKMLSEDWMLITAGDKDKFNMMTASWGGLGFLYEKPVAFCFINPTRYTYQLMENKDTYTLTFYTEAYRDALKYCGSKSGKDTDKVKGSGLTPITTPDGSKAFSQAWLIIECRKMVAQSLQAESISDKSLKENWTGKQMHKMYIGEIINVWVK; encoded by the coding sequence ATGAAAAAATCAGCATTCCTTTTAGTCTTGTTTATTTTCTGTTTACCTGTAATGATACAGGCTCAGGAGGACGAAAGTGAGAATAGTAAGAATTATCTGGTAGGCGCAGTTCCGGAAATAGACGGAAAAGTAGTGTTTTCCAAAGAATTTAACTTGCCTAATTATTCTAAAGACCAAGCTTTCGACAAGGTAATGAGCTGGATGGAGAAACGACTAAAAAAAAATAACAATACAAGCAGAGTGGTTTATTCTGATAAAGAAAAAGGAATAATAGTAGGATCCGGCGAAGAATATCTGGTCTTTAAATCAAGTTCTCTATCATTAGACCGGGCAGTGATTAAATATCAGATGATTGCTACATGCATGCCCGGGAAATGTACTATGAGCATTGAAAGGATATTCTACGATTATGAAAATGATAAAAAAATACCGGCTGAACTTCAAATAAGTGATAAAGAAGTATTGAATAAAGAGAAAACTAAAATATTACGAGGTTACGCCAAGTTTCGTATAAAGACAGTTGATTTTGTCGATGATACATTTGCTCATTTACAAACAGCAATTGGAGCAAAACCTATTGCAGTTCAATTAGCAGAAGCAGCTCCTTCTGTTGCAGCGAAACCCGATGTAAGTTCTATCCCTGCCATCTCTACAAGTGTCGAAACACCTTCTGCTACCAATGAAATGGCCGGATACAAAAAGATAGCACCGGATAAGATTCCGGGAAACATTATCAAGATGCTTTCTGAAGACTGGATGCTGATAACAGCCGGCGACAAAGATAAATTCAATATGATGACTGCCAGTTGGGGCGGATTAGGCTTTCTGTACGAAAAGCCTGTTGCTTTCTGCTTTATCAACCCAACCCGCTACACTTATCAGTTAATGGAAAATAAAGATACTTATACTCTGACATTCTATACTGAAGCTTACCGTGATGCACTGAAATATTGCGGTAGCAAATCGGGCAAAGACACTGATAAAGTAAAAGGTTCAGGACTAACTCCAATCACTACTCCTGATGGTAGCAAAGCATTCTCTCAGGCATGGCTTATCATTGAATGCCGAAAAATGGTTGCACAGTCTTTGCAAGCAGAATCTATTTCAGATAAAAGCTTAAAAGAAAACTGGACCGGCAAGCAAATGCATAAAATGTATATAGGTGAAATAATTAATGTTTGGGTTAAGTAA
- a CDS encoding DUF2059 domain-containing protein has translation MKHSSMKTILFVVFAFISVTTMAQSVDSYSQVMKKYLIATNTLKNMQAMVPQMLKPFQAQSPNVPKEFWDSINEEFLNDVVNQMTEMLTPIYQKYLTQKELEDVLAFYESPAGKKISDVTPKITTEAIQVGQNWGASIVTKIQARMKEKGYTK, from the coding sequence ATGAAACATTCGTCAATGAAAACAATCCTGTTTGTTGTTTTTGCATTTATCTCAGTTACTACAATGGCACAATCTGTAGATTCTTATTCACAGGTTATGAAGAAATATCTGATAGCTACTAATACTCTGAAAAATATGCAGGCTATGGTTCCTCAAATGCTTAAGCCATTTCAAGCCCAGTCACCGAATGTACCTAAAGAATTCTGGGATTCTATTAATGAGGAGTTTCTAAATGATGTTGTAAACCAGATGACGGAAATGCTTACTCCTATCTATCAGAAGTATTTGACACAAAAGGAACTGGAAGATGTTTTGGCTTTTTATGAATCTCCTGCCGGAAAAAAGATTAGTGATGTAACTCCTAAAATAACTACAGAGGCTATTCAAGTAGGACAGAATTGGGGTGCCTCTATCGTTACTAAGATTCAAGCAAGGATGAAAGAAAAGGGATACACAAAATAA
- a CDS encoding outer membrane beta-barrel family protein, with amino-acid sequence MKLLFQVIMLLAFGNAMQLNAQKITGSIVDEKNTPIAYANVVVLSVTDSTFLQGTITKDNGSFELGIADTKQVLLKVSSIEFETCYRTCTICNVGTIVMKERSQMLGEVTIKAHRPTYTLTAEGLQTNVQGTVLSKLGTAENVLSFIPGLQKKSHGYEVFGKGSPVIYIDGRLLRDDSELDQLKSENIKNVELITNPGAKYDASVRAVIKIKTKAKVGEGLGFELSSCYYQSENLDLRDQMNWNYRHRKLDLFGTLYYSKDEGRNESWLTQDVYVDTLWHQDNYQLYKKKYQTFSNKIGLNYSIDENNSIGATYTLKLKPDEHAHTIFNTNLTANGKYYDKLENDIMAVSSYQPDHLVSAYYHGAIGKTEVDFNSDYLFNKYGNKANFNEISHNKDSRVVTSSSFERNQMFASKLILGYPLFGGMFNAGAEYTRTKRNDDYINNEGVVPPAFSLLEEQNISPFIEYSLSSKLGSLSAGLRYEHVNFDYSEDGKHIDEQSRNFSNLFPSISWSSELGKMQMQFSYSAKTQRPSYEQLSNNIAYGNRFTLQSGNPLLKHEIIHDLSFMGIWKFINFSLSYNDRKNAIIYWAEQMDENPSVTRISFKNLNSLKSAMASISLSPKIGLWSPEFYMGVNKQWLNLETKRGTYKLNDPIFSSSLYNVFDLSHNWTFTVEMNYTSKGDMANCSQTKDVFYMNAGVIKTFCHDRFIIKLGCLDIFHGKKIGDLLQNNQMAALQISQYDSREVYLTLRYKFNVTRSKYKGTGAGSSEINRL; translated from the coding sequence ATGAAACTATTATTTCAAGTAATAATGCTTTTGGCATTCGGAAACGCCATGCAGCTTAATGCACAGAAAATTACTGGTAGTATAGTAGATGAAAAAAATACTCCGATTGCTTATGCAAATGTAGTTGTATTGTCAGTCACTGATTCAACTTTTCTTCAAGGTACGATAACTAAAGATAATGGCAGTTTTGAACTCGGGATTGCGGATACAAAGCAAGTTCTATTAAAGGTGTCATCCATAGAGTTTGAAACATGTTACAGGACCTGCACAATATGTAATGTGGGTACGATAGTGATGAAAGAGCGTAGTCAAATGTTGGGGGAAGTTACGATTAAGGCACATCGTCCTACCTATACGCTTACTGCTGAGGGCTTACAGACCAATGTACAGGGAACTGTCCTCAGTAAATTGGGTACAGCCGAGAATGTATTGAGCTTTATTCCGGGGCTCCAAAAAAAAAGTCATGGCTATGAGGTTTTTGGCAAAGGTTCTCCGGTTATCTACATTGATGGGAGACTTCTGCGTGACGATTCAGAATTGGACCAACTGAAATCCGAAAATATTAAGAATGTAGAATTGATCACAAATCCGGGAGCCAAGTACGATGCTTCGGTCAGAGCTGTGATTAAGATCAAGACGAAAGCCAAAGTTGGTGAGGGGTTGGGTTTTGAGCTTAGTTCCTGTTATTATCAGTCTGAAAACCTAGATCTACGTGATCAGATGAATTGGAACTATCGTCACCGGAAATTAGATTTGTTTGGCACGCTCTATTATTCAAAGGATGAAGGGCGAAACGAGAGTTGGCTGACACAGGATGTTTATGTAGATACCTTGTGGCATCAGGATAACTATCAGCTCTACAAAAAAAAATATCAGACATTCTCAAATAAAATAGGTCTTAACTACTCTATTGATGAAAATAATTCTATAGGTGCTACCTATACACTGAAGCTAAAACCGGACGAACATGCTCATACCATATTTAATACGAATCTCACAGCCAATGGAAAGTATTATGACAAGCTGGAAAATGATATTATGGCTGTTTCCAGCTATCAGCCAGATCATTTGGTTAGTGCCTATTATCATGGTGCTATTGGGAAAACCGAGGTTGATTTTAACAGTGACTATCTATTCAATAAGTATGGTAATAAAGCCAATTTTAATGAAATTAGCCACAATAAGGATAGTCGAGTAGTAACCTCTTCCAGCTTTGAACGTAATCAGATGTTTGCATCCAAGCTAATCCTCGGATATCCTCTGTTTGGAGGTATGTTTAATGCTGGTGCTGAATATACACGTACAAAACGCAATGACGATTATATTAACAATGAGGGTGTTGTTCCCCCTGCTTTCAGTCTGCTTGAGGAACAAAATATCAGTCCTTTTATTGAGTATAGTCTATCTTCTAAACTTGGATCATTATCGGCTGGCCTGCGTTATGAACACGTAAATTTTGATTATAGTGAAGATGGCAAACATATCGATGAGCAAAGCCGAAACTTCTCCAACCTGTTCCCCAGCATTTCCTGGAGTAGTGAACTGGGTAAAATGCAAATGCAATTTAGTTATTCAGCAAAGACTCAACGTCCGTCCTACGAACAACTGAGCAATAACATAGCTTACGGCAACAGATTCACTTTACAGTCGGGTAATCCTTTGTTAAAGCACGAAATAATTCATGATTTATCCTTCATGGGCATATGGAAATTTATCAACTTCAGCTTAAGCTACAATGATCGTAAAAACGCAATTATTTATTGGGCAGAGCAAATGGATGAGAATCCATCTGTAACCCGTATCTCTTTTAAAAATCTGAATAGCTTAAAAAGTGCTATGGCAAGTATTTCCTTATCGCCTAAAATTGGTTTATGGTCGCCTGAATTCTATATGGGAGTGAACAAGCAATGGCTGAATCTGGAAACTAAAAGAGGCACTTATAAACTGAATGATCCTATATTCTCCAGTAGCTTGTACAATGTGTTTGATTTATCTCATAATTGGACTTTCACTGTGGAAATGAATTATACGAGTAAGGGAGATATGGCCAACTGTTCACAAACAAAGGATGTTTTCTATATGAATGCAGGAGTCATAAAGACATTCTGCCATGACAGATTTATTATAAAACTGGGTTGTCTGGATATTTTTCATGGAAAGAAAATAGGTGATTTGCTGCAAAACAATCAAATGGCTGCTTTGCAGATTAGCCAATATGATAGTAGAGAAGTCTACCTGACATTAAGATATAAATTCAATGTCACCCGTAGTAAATACAAAGGTACGGGAGCTGGTTCAAGTGAAATAAATAGATTGTAG